From a single Anaerolineaceae bacterium oral taxon 439 genomic region:
- a CDS encoding tRNA (adenosine(37)-N6)-dimethylallyltransferase MiaA: MSATERIPILVIVGPTAVGKTAFSIALAKASNAEIVSADSRYFYRGMTIGTAKPTSGEMDGVRHHLIDVSDPDERWSLARFQREADAAIRDIAGRGKNVIVVGGTGQYVRALLEGWVPPELNADEKLRSVLERYGKEIGAKALHEKLAILDPAAAARIEYQNMRRTIRALEVAFSTGRRFSDQRRQVESPYRATILGLIRDRAELYARIDRRIDRMIRDGFLDEVRGLLNQGYSPSLPSLSAIGYPQLAAVIDGTATLEDAVLSIRKATRTYVRRQANWFKLTDPAIHWLHLSEGSADHV; the protein is encoded by the coding sequence ATGAGCGCGACGGAACGGATACCGATTCTCGTGATCGTCGGGCCGACGGCGGTCGGAAAGACCGCCTTTTCGATCGCGCTGGCGAAGGCGTCCAACGCCGAAATCGTTTCGGCCGATTCGCGTTATTTTTATCGAGGGATGACGATCGGGACGGCGAAACCGACGAGCGGCGAGATGGACGGCGTCCGGCATCATCTCATCGACGTATCCGACCCGGACGAACGTTGGAGCCTCGCGCGGTTCCAGCGCGAAGCCGACGCCGCGATCCGGGATATCGCCGGGCGCGGGAAGAACGTTATCGTCGTCGGCGGGACGGGTCAGTATGTCCGCGCGTTGCTGGAAGGCTGGGTTCCGCCGGAGCTGAACGCGGACGAGAAGCTTCGCTCCGTTTTAGAGCGGTATGGAAAAGAAATCGGCGCGAAGGCGCTGCATGAAAAGCTGGCGATTTTGGATCCGGCCGCCGCGGCGCGGATCGAATATCAGAACATGCGCCGGACGATCCGCGCGCTCGAAGTCGCCTTTTCGACCGGCCGCCGTTTTTCCGATCAGCGGCGTCAGGTTGAATCGCCTTATCGGGCGACAATTCTCGGCCTGATCCGCGATCGCGCCGAGCTCTACGCGCGGATCGACCGGCGGATCGACCGGATGATCCGCGACGGTTTTCTCGACGAGGTCAGGGGGCTTCTCAATCAGGGATATTCGCCGTCGCTGCCGTCGCTTTCCGCGATCGGCTATCCGCAGCTCGCCGCGGTGATCGACGGGACGGCGACGCTCGAAGACGCGGTTTTATCGATCCGGAAGGCGACGCGGACTTACGTCCGACGTCAGGCGAACTGGTTCAAGCTGACCGATCCCGCGATTCACTGGCTCCATTTATCCGAAGGAAGCGCCGATCATGTTTGA
- a CDS encoding AAA family ATPase — protein MQIQRDQYLNRLLEDRGNRRIKIVTGVRRCGKSYLLFKLFKDRLIREGVAEDHIIEIAFDDRKFKDLRDPDECYRYVTGRIDENDPNPTYVLLDEVQLMKEFEDVLNGFLHLNNADVFVTGSNSKFLSTDILTQFRGRGDEIRMYPLTFSEFSSACSGSWDEVWEQYYTFGGLPYILTLSSVAKKAEYLQSLFEEVYLRDILDRNQIRGDSEFRILIDVISSAIGSLTNPQKLSAAFKSAGKTDISPSTVAQYLHYLEEAFLIKSAARYDVKGKKYISTPKKIYFEDVGLRNARLNFRQNEENHIMENIIFNELRYRGFSVDVGVVEVSEKSESGAYRRKQTEIDFVANRGNQRYYLQSAFTLQTEEKKNQEKRPLLNVRDSFRKILIVRDPILLRRDENGLVTMGIKEFLSDEGSLDR, from the coding sequence ATGCAGATTCAACGGGATCAATACCTGAACCGGCTTCTCGAGGATCGAGGCAATCGCCGGATCAAAATCGTCACCGGCGTGCGCCGCTGTGGAAAGTCGTATCTTCTTTTTAAGCTGTTCAAGGACCGACTGATCCGCGAGGGCGTCGCGGAGGACCACATTATTGAAATTGCTTTTGACGATCGGAAGTTTAAAGATCTCCGCGACCCGGACGAATGCTACCGCTATGTTACGGGACGAATCGATGAAAACGATCCGAATCCAACTTATGTCCTGCTGGACGAGGTTCAACTGATGAAAGAGTTTGAAGACGTGTTAAACGGATTTCTTCATCTTAACAACGCCGACGTTTTCGTAACCGGGAGCAACTCAAAATTTCTTTCGACCGATATCCTTACGCAATTCCGCGGACGGGGCGATGAAATTCGCATGTACCCGCTCACGTTCAGCGAATTCAGTTCAGCCTGCTCCGGAAGCTGGGATGAAGTCTGGGAACAATATTATACTTTCGGCGGGCTCCCATACATCTTAACGCTTTCGTCGGTCGCGAAAAAAGCGGAATACCTTCAATCCCTTTTCGAGGAAGTCTACCTGCGGGATATTCTCGATCGGAATCAAATCCGGGGAGATTCAGAATTTCGGATATTAATTGACGTTATCTCCTCGGCGATCGGTTCGCTCACCAATCCGCAAAAATTATCCGCCGCGTTTAAAAGCGCGGGAAAGACGGATATTTCCCCATCGACGGTCGCCCAGTACCTTCATTATCTCGAGGAAGCGTTTTTAATTAAGTCCGCGGCGCGATATGACGTCAAAGGGAAAAAATATATCTCAACGCCGAAAAAAATCTACTTCGAGGATGTCGGGCTGCGGAACGCGCGGCTGAACTTCCGCCAGAACGAAGAGAACCATATCATGGAGAATATTATTTTTAACGAGCTCCGATACCGTGGGTTTTCGGTCGACGTCGGCGTCGTCGAAGTCAGCGAGAAAAGCGAAAGCGGCGCCTATCGCAGGAAGCAGACGGAAATCGACTTCGTCGCGAACCGCGGGAACCAACGGTATTACCTGCAATCGGCGTTCACGCTCCAGACGGAAGAAAAAAAGAATCAGGAGAAACGCCCGCTCCTGAACGTCAGGGACTCGTTCCGGAAAATCCTGATCGTACGGGACCCGATCCTGCTCCGGAGAGATGAAAACGGGCTGGTCACGATGGGGATTAAGGAATTCCTGAGCGACGAAGGCAGCCTCGACCGATAA
- a CDS encoding ribosome small subunit-dependent GTPase A: MADQGRVLRFASDFFYVFANGRLVTCKARGKIKSRAQHTDIIAIGDFVTFEPLPDGSGMITDVLPRTSEWVRMMTGTKVPYRQVLIANLDQVLIVFAAADPEPRLRMLDRFLVICERQRIHPLIVINKLDLVDEAETKARFAAYARLGYETVFVSAKDERTGALLRERVVGKISGLLGPSGVGKSTLLNCVDDTLDLKTGEISDFNRKGRHTTVVREMFPLKEGGFIADLPGIKTLGLWDIQPEELDGYFPEIRPLVSRCFYSDCTHDESEVDCAVREAVAAGTIDSGRYESYLRMRFGDPEI, encoded by the coding sequence ATGGCGGACCAGGGGCGCGTGCTGCGTTTTGCGTCGGATTTTTTCTACGTTTTCGCGAACGGTCGGCTGGTGACCTGTAAAGCCCGCGGGAAGATAAAATCCAGGGCGCAGCATACCGATATCATTGCGATCGGAGATTTTGTGACCTTCGAACCGCTCCCGGATGGCTCGGGAATGATTACCGACGTGCTCCCGCGGACGTCCGAATGGGTTCGGATGATGACTGGGACGAAGGTTCCGTACAGGCAGGTTCTGATCGCGAATCTGGATCAGGTCCTGATCGTCTTCGCAGCCGCGGATCCGGAACCGAGGCTGCGGATGCTTGACCGTTTTCTGGTCATCTGCGAACGGCAGCGGATTCATCCGCTGATCGTGATTAATAAACTGGACCTCGTCGACGAGGCGGAAACGAAGGCGCGCTTTGCTGCGTACGCCCGGCTGGGCTATGAAACGGTTTTCGTATCGGCGAAGGACGAGCGGACCGGCGCGCTCCTCCGGGAACGCGTCGTCGGAAAGATCAGCGGGCTGCTCGGCCCGTCGGGCGTGGGGAAAAGTACGCTGCTGAACTGCGTGGACGATACGCTCGACCTGAAGACCGGCGAGATCAGCGATTTCAACCGCAAAGGGCGGCATACGACCGTCGTCCGCGAGATGTTCCCGCTGAAGGAAGGCGGTTTTATCGCCGACCTCCCGGGAATCAAGACGCTCGGCCTATGGGATATTCAGCCGGAAGAGCTCGACGGGTATTTTCCCGAGATCCGCCCGCTGGTCTCGCGCTGTTTTTATTCGGACTGTACGCATGACGAAAGCGAGGTCGATTGCGCCGTCCGCGAGGCGGTCGCGGCGGGGACGATCGATTCCGGGCGCTATGAATCGTACTTAAGAATGCGGTTCGGGGATCCGGAAATTTAA
- a CDS encoding dTDP-4-dehydrorhamnose 3,5-epimerase — protein MIFTPLSIPDVILIEPKVFLDDRGFFFESWRKEVFQQAGISAEFVQENQSKSVRNVLRGLHYQIQQPQGKLIRVLSGEILDVAVDLRRSSEFFGKWVGVVLNSADAKSLWIPPKFAHGFLVLSESAEILYKATDTYAPRFERTIRYDDPEIGVDWGELPEPILSPKDREAPGFKESEVFE, from the coding sequence ATGATATTTACGCCTTTATCGATTCCTGACGTGATCCTGATCGAGCCGAAGGTCTTTCTGGACGATCGGGGCTTTTTCTTTGAGAGCTGGCGAAAGGAAGTTTTTCAGCAGGCTGGAATATCCGCGGAGTTCGTTCAGGAAAATCAGTCGAAATCCGTCAGGAACGTTTTACGCGGGCTGCACTATCAGATTCAGCAGCCGCAGGGGAAGCTTATCCGGGTCCTTTCCGGGGAGATTCTGGACGTTGCGGTCGATCTCCGCCGCTCGTCCGAATTCTTTGGAAAATGGGTCGGCGTCGTCCTCAACTCCGCGGACGCGAAGTCGCTCTGGATCCCGCCGAAATTTGCGCATGGGTTTCTCGTTTTAAGCGAGAGCGCCGAAATTCTCTATAAGGCGACGGATACTTACGCGCCGCGGTTCGAACGGACGATTCGCTATGACGACCCGGAGATTGGCGTCGATTGGGGCGAGCTTCCCGAACCGATCCTGTCGCCGAAGGATCGGGAAGCGCCCGGGTTTAAGGAGTCGGAGGTGTTCGAATGA
- a CDS encoding Ion channel: MKRLRILNGILKKTHAYRLIAGFVIFFFLDAFLILLAEPGITNYRDALWYCYSVFSTAGFGDLVAVTILGRILSVLITLYTILIVGLVTGVIVAFYNDMVSIKYKASIAEILDQLEHLETLSGEELAELSAKIRKVF, from the coding sequence ATGAAACGGTTACGGATTTTAAACGGGATATTGAAAAAGACGCATGCGTACAGGCTGATTGCGGGCTTTGTTATATTCTTTTTTCTGGATGCTTTCCTTATCCTGCTGGCAGAGCCGGGGATCACGAATTACCGAGATGCGCTCTGGTACTGTTATTCGGTCTTTTCCACTGCGGGATTTGGGGATCTGGTGGCTGTCACGATCCTGGGAAGGATTCTCTCTGTCCTGATCACGTTATATACCATACTGATCGTCGGTCTGGTCACCGGGGTCATCGTGGCCTTTTATAATGACATGGTATCCATAAAATACAAGGCCTCCATAGCGGAAATTCTGGATCAGTTAGAGCATTTGGAAACCCTTTCCGGAGAAGAACTGGCGGAGCTTTCGGCTAAAATACGGAAAGTCTTTTGA